The Actinomyces faecalis genome includes the window GGCTCCCCGGCGACTGCGAGAACGTGAGAATCATCGGCGAGATCGTCTGGAAGCGTTCTCCACCGAGGATCAACGGGGCCATCAGGGCATTGAGTCCCCCGAGGAACGTCAACGTGGTGATGGCAAAGATCATCGGTGCCAGGGTCGGGAGCACCACTCGCCTCAGCGTCGTCCAGGCCGACGCCCCCATGAGACGAGAGGCCTCGACCGTCTGGTAGTCAAGCTTCCCGATTGCTGAGGACAGGAACAGCATATGGTTGCCCGTGGTCGCGAAGGTCATCACGAAAATGACTGCGAACGCGCCGGAGAACCAGGTGGGATCGAGCGAGGGCCAGAAGGACCGCAGGGTCTTCGTGATGACACCGGTAGGTCCGTAGATCATCTTGTATCCCGCTACCAGCGTGATCCCGCCATAGATCATGGAGGTCGCGAACCCCACTGAGAGGACGCGAGATCCCTTGATGTCAAAATAGCGGGTGACCAGGACGATGAAGATCCCGGTGACATTCACAGTGACTGACAACGCTATGGCGAGGATGAGCGAGTTCCTCAATGACGCCACGGCCTTGGACGATGCGAGGATCCGGTCGACCACACGGAACGACAGACGGCCATCGACGATGAACGTGTGCCCCAGGAGGGTCAGGGACGGCATCAGCAGGAACGCGATGATGAACCATGCGACAAGCACAAGCGTGACGACGTTGAGCGGGCTGCGCAGCATCGTGCGAACGGAGGCGCGGTCCTGGTTCCGTGCCGTCCTCCGCGACGCCCTCGCAGCCGCTGGACGCCGGGGAACCGACGGTCCCCTGCCAGCTGCACCATGAGTGGAAGTCGTCATGTGTCTCACGCCCCGTACAGCAGGATGTCATCTTCATGGACGGTCAGGACGCAGTGGTCCCCGACAGCGAGGACGGTGCGCCCGTCCTCCTTGACGACCACCTTGACGGGCTGCTCGTGACCGACGTCCACGAGATAGGTGGTCATGATCCCTTCGTAACGCGTGTCCGCGATCCGTCCGTGCAGCTCAAGCACTCCGCGCCCATCACCCAGCGGGCGCGCACGTGTACCTGACGGCGACGGCGTCGCGCCACTCAGCCCGTCACCTGCCGGGCAGATGCCGACTCTCTCGACGCGTACGTATGCCGCAGTCGCACGGGTCCGCATACCTGCGGCGACGAGGGAGTCAACGGGCAGAGCGTTCGCGTCACCAATGAAGGTGCACACGAACTCGTTACTCGGACGCGAGTACACCTCTCGCGGGGTGCCGGCCTGCTGGATCGTCCCCGCGTCCATGACGGCGATGCCGTCCGACATACTGAGCGCCTCAGTCTGGTCATGGGTGACATAGACGCGCGTGATACCGAAGTGCCGCTGCATGTCCTTGAGCTGGAGCCGCAGCTGATGACGCAGTCGCGCGTCAAGATTCGACAGCGGCTCATCGAGCATGAGGATCTTCGGGCGCATGACCAGTGCGCGTGCAATCGCCACACGCTGCTGCTGGCCACCACTCATCTCAGAGATATTGCGATGCAGCTGTGCGTCAGTGAGCTGAACCTCTCTGGCGATGGCGGCGACGCGCTCAGAGATCTCCTCTGAGGACAGCTTGGCCACCTTCAGCCCGAAGGCAATGTTGTCCCATACGCTCATGGTGGGAAACAGTGCGTAGTTCTGGAAGACCATGCCGAGCTGTCGCTTGTCCGGAGGTAGTCGCGTCACGTCCTTGCCATCGATCCAGATGGCGCCGCGGGTGGGGGTGACGAGCCCGGCCAGGGTCCGCAGCGCCGTCGTCTTCCCGCACCCGGACGGGCCGAGCAAGGTGAAGAAGGACCCCTCAGGGATCTCAAGACTGAGGTTAGGTATGGCGACAAAGTCCCCGAAGGCGACTTCAATATTGTCAAAGCGAATCATGTGAGCATCCTTGGTCGTTGACATCGCACCAGCCCTGCGCACGAGGGCTTCATACTGAGATGGTGTGCTGTGTGCCGGCGAGACAGCAGGTCCGTTTCGCAGCGGGACCAGGCGGGTGGGTGACGCCAGCCACCCACCCGCTGAGGTCACTTGATGTAGTTAAGCTGCACTTCCTCGACCCAGGCGTCCAGGTTCTTCGCCACGAAGTCCCAGTCAATGTCCTGCTCCGCGAAAGACGCAGTGAAGTCGATAGCTTCCTTGGAGCCGTCCGCCAGCGCGTCGACATTGGTGGGAGCGGTGCCGAATTGCTGGGACCACGCTGCCTGGACCTCGGCGGAGCCTAACCAGTCCGCGAATTTCTTCGCGGCGTCCAGGTTCTTCGCTCCCTTGATAATGGCCACCCCTTGGCGGACGATCGGCACTCCCGTGCTGGGACGCGCAGCATCTGTCACGATGCCGTACTCTGCGTCTCGGCTGAGCTTTCCTGCCAGCCACATCTGCCCGCAGGCGACATTCCCCTGGCTCATCTGGGCATAGAGGTCCGTGCCCTCCTCAGCACGCCGGCCATTGGCGTACCACTGGCTGACTGCGTCCCAGCCCTGCTGAGAGATACCCAGCTTTCCATCGGCATCACGGTAGGGCATCAGGATCGATGTCATCACCATCTGGACGGTGGCACCACTGAGCTTGGCCGGAACCTCGTACGCGCCTGCGAACTCGTCTTTTGTCCACAGGTCGGACCAGTCTGACGGCATCTGGCCGTCCACGAGATTGTCTCGATCGCACACGAGCATGATGGGCTCCTTGACGATCGGGTAGTAGAAGCTGCGGGTGTCGACGACGTCGTCGCTCACCTTGTCAGCCCATGCTGGGGTGTACTGCTCGAGGGTGCCTGCCTCGATGAGCTTGTTGAAGAAGACGTCATTGAGGCCGAAGACGACGTCAGCGACCGGCGCGTCCTTCTCTGCCACGATGCGGTTGTAGACGTCACCGCCTCCAGCGTCAACGTACTCGATGCTGAAACCAGCAGCTTCTGCCTGTTCTTTCAGCCATTCACCGCGTCCGTCGGACACGGAGTTGGAGTACACCGTCAAGGTCGCGGAGTCGGAGCCTGCCGATGACGCCCCTGGGTTGATGAGGCTGGAACAGGCAGTGAGGGAAAGAGGAACCACGGCAACCGCGAGAGCCGCTGCCAACTGACGGATACGTCCCATGAAGGGTCTCCTTTGATCTTCTTGGATCGACTGTCCGTGAACGCGCGTTCACGGCTACTATACATGATGAACACGCGTTCTCAAGAGACAGTTCGGCAACCGTGGTACTCCGGTTCTCCTCCCAGGACGCACGCGGCCGCGTGCGCAAGGAGACGCCCTCGCCCGTGGACTGCGGGGCGGCGGCCTCAAGGCCTGCTTGCTCAACGGTCCCGCAGTCGCAGGCTGGTACCTGGAGCACACTCTCTCCCGGTACCCCGTGCACGGATCGTGTCCACCTGGTCACCCTGCCCGGACTCGCACGCCGTCCCTGCCCACCGGGGCTTCTTCAGTCCTCCAGCGACAGGGACAACACACCCTCGCGTGAAGACAGGCGTACCTGTCTCCGGTACTCCCCGGGCCGCACGGCCACCCAGGTAGAGCCAGCTGTTGGGAGCGTTATCGGTCATCAGCAGGCCGAGGTACAAGCACACGGCACGTACGAACCGTCTGCACAGGCGCACCTCCCACAGGACAGCTCATGCCAGGGTGGCGAGACACAGCCAGTCACGTCCCACACGGATGGAGACGGATCCTCGCCGGGCAGGTACCGTCACACCATGACCAGTGACACCACCCTGTCTGTGGACTGCGGCGGCGGAGGCATCAAAGCCTCCGTCCTCAGCTCCGAGGGCGCCATCATCTCCCGTGCAGTGCGCACGCCGACGCCCTATCCCCTGCCGCCGAGCAAGCTCGTCGAGACGATCACCAGCCTGGCCGAGCAGCTCCCCACCGCCGACCGCGTGACCGTCGGGATGCCAGGAATGATCCGGCACGGCGTCGTCGTCGCCACACCGCACTACATCACCCGCGACGGACCCCGTTCCAAGGTCCTGCCTGAGCTCGTCGAGCAGTGGGCCCGCTTCGACATGGGCCAGGCCATCAGCTCCCGGCTTGGTCTGCCCGCCCTCGTGCTCAACGACGCCGAGGTCGCCGGTGCCGGGGTCGTCACAGGCCACGGGTGCGAGATGATCGTGACCCTTGGAACCGGCCTGGGCAACGCTGTCTTCGACAACGGCGTCCTGGCGCCTCACGTCGAGGTCTCCCAGGGTCCTGTGCGGTGGGGCCTGACCTATGACGACTACATCGGTGAGCACGAGCGCCTGCGACTGGGCGACGCGCACTGGTCGCGCCGCGTGCGCCGGGTCGTCGACGCCCTGCGCCCGATGTACATGTGGGACCGCCTCTACCTGGGCGGAGGCAACTCCCGACGCATCACCCCGTTGCAGCTCTCCCGCATGGGCGACGACGTCGTCGTCGTGCCCAACGAGGCGGGAATGACCGGCGGGGCACGCTGCTGGTCCATGGCGCGGTTCTAGCCGGTCCCTGCTGCCTGCCCCCCGGCAGCGTCTGAGGGGCCCACCTGGATGATCCAGGTGGGCCCCTCAGAGGTGGTCGTGCCCCAGGCACGACCGGGGAACGATCAGGCCTCGTCGACCTTCTGGGCGGCGGCGCCACCAGCGGGGGCGAAGCCAGCGGCCTCGGCGTCCTCGGCGGAGGCGAACCAGACCTCGGCCACGGTGGCGTCGTACCAGCGCGAGCCGGGAACGTGGTACTTCATCGAGTCCTCGTTGCCCTTGACCTTGTGGTCCTCGTCAGGAGCGTCGGTGGAGCCCTCAGCCAGGCGCACGGCGCCGGCGTACTCCTCCTTCGCCTCAGCGGCGGGAGCCTCAGTCTTGTCCTCCTTGGCCACGGCGGCCTCGGCGGCGCGCTTGGCGGTGGCGACGGCGTCGGCCACGACCTCCTGCTTGGCCACGGGCTCCAGGACGAGGGAGATCACGGCCATGGGAGCGTTGTCGCCCTTACGCGGAGCGGTCTTGACGATACGGGTGTAGCCGCCCTCACGGTCAGCCAGCTGGGGAGCGATCTCCTCGAAGAGGCGGTAGACCGCGAACTTGTCGGTGACCTTCTTCAGGACGGTACGACGAGCGTGAAGGTCGCCGCGCTTGCCCTTGGAGATGAGCTTCTCGACGTAGGGACGCAGGCGACGGGCGCGAGCCTCGGTGGTCGTGATGGACTCGTGGATGAAGAGCTGCGTCGCGAGGTTGGCGAGGATGTGGCGCTCGTGCTGGGCGGAGCCGCCCAGGCGGGGACCCTTGGTGGGGCGAGGCATTGTTGTCTCCTAGATGAATGACGAGCGGGCTCAGGCCTGCTGCTCGTCGCTGAACGTGGGGTTGGTGTAGTCGTCGTCCGCGATGTAGTCGACCGAGGAGCCCTTGAGGGACAGCCCCAGCTCGGCCAGCTTCTCCTTGATCTCGGAGATCGACTTGGCACCGAAGTTACGGATGTCGAGGAGGTCCGCCTCACTGCGCGCGACGAGCTCACCGACGGTGTGGATACCTTCGCGCTTGAGCGCGTTGGAGGAACGGGCCTGCAGGTCCAGCTCGTCGATCATGAGGGCGAGGTCCTGCTGCAGGGCCTGGTCCATCGGCGAGGGGCCGACCTCGATGCCCTCGGCCTCGACGTTGAGCTCACGGGCCAGGCCGAAGAGCTCGACGAGGGTCTTGCCCGCGGAGGCAAGAGCGTCGCGAGGGGTGATGGAGGCCTTCGTCTCGACGTCGACGACGAGACGGTCGAAGTCCGTGCGCTGCTCCACACGGGTGGCCTCGACGGCGTAGGAGACCTTCTTGACCGGCGAGTAGATCGAGTCCACCGGGATGCGGGAGATCTCCCCGTTGGGGTCCTTGTTCTGGTTGGCTGAGACGTAGCCACGACCACGCTCGACGGTCAGCTCGATCTCCAGCTTGCCCTTCTCGTTGAGGTTGGCGATCACCAGGTCAGGGTTGTGGATCTCCACGCCTGCCGGCGGCGTGATGTCACCAGCGGTGACGACACCCGGGCCGGACTTACGCAGGTACATGACGACCGGCTCGTCGTTCTCGGACGAGAGCACGATCTCCTTGATGTTGAGGATGATCTGGGTGACATCCTCCTTGACGCCGGCGATGGTACGGAACTCGTGGGGAACTCCGTCGATACGGACGCTGGTGACCGCCGCGCCCGGGATGGACGACAGCAGCGTGCGCCGCAGGGAGTTGCCCAGGGTGTAGCCGAAGCCGGGCTCGAGAGGCTCGATGACGAACCGCGAGCGGCGGTCCTCCTCGACGACCTCCTCGGAGAGCGTGGGTCGCTGTGCGATCAGCACTAGGTTTCCTTTCGTCGCGGCGCCCGCTATATGACGCCGTTCCTCCATGGTGGTGCAGCGGCCCGGAGCCCAGGCCCTGCACCCGCCCGTCGTCGGTGACGGCGGGCGGCTAGCAGCCGACGACGTCGCTCACCGGCGGGCGAGGACGGCGTCGGCCGCGGACGTCAGACGCGACGGCGCTTGGGCGGACGGCAGCCGTTGTGAGCCTGAGGGGTGACGTCGGTGATGGAGCCGACCTCCAGGCCAGCGGCCTGGAGGGAGCGGATCGCGGTCTCGCGGCCGGAGCCCGGGCCCTTGACGAAGACGTCGATCTTCTTCATGCCGTGCTCCTGGGCACGACGGGCAGCAGCCTCAGCGGCGAGCTGGGCAGCGTAGGGGGTCGACTTACGCGAGCCCTTGAAGCCGACCTGACCGGAGGAGGCCCAGGCGATGACGGCGCCGTTGGGGTCGGTCAGGGAGACGATGGTGTTGTTGAAGGTCGACTTGATGTAGGCGTGACCGTGGGTGACGTTCTTCCGGTCCTTGCGACGCGGCTTACGCACGGTGGTGCGGTTCTTGGGAGGCATATTTCCTTCTTCGATCTAGGTCGTCGTTCCATGGCGGGCTGCCGTGCCCGCGCTGTGGACTACTGCTTACTTGGCCTTCTTCTTACCGGCCACGGTGCGCTTGGGGCCCTTACGGGTACGCGCGTTGGTCTTGGTGCGCTGGCCGTGCACGGGCAGGTGGCGGCGGTGACGCAGACCCTGGTAGCAGCCGATCTCGATCTTGCGGCGGATGTCCGCCTGGACCTCGCGGCGAAGGTCACCCTCAACCTGGTAGCTGGCGTCGATGTGGTTACGCAGCAGGACGAGCTCGTCCTCGCTCAGGTCCTTGACGCGGGTGTCCGGGTTGACCCCGGTGGCGGCGAGGGTCTCGTGCGCGCGGGTGCGCCCGATTCCGAAGATGTACGTGAGGGCGACCTCGACTCGCTTCTCGCGAGGCAGGTCGACACCGGAAATACGTGCCACGGTGTGGTTCTCCTGTGTGCTCCCGGAGGTCGTCGCCCACCTCCCCCGCCTCGTACGACGGCCCCGGCCTCCAGGAACCGAGGGTTGCGACCGGTTGGACCGGGTCGCTGGGGTGGGTGCTTGTCACTGGCCGCCTGGTGGCGACCTGCGTCGGGACTCAGCCCTGACGCTGCTTGTGCCGCGGGTTCTCGCAGATGACCATGACGCGGCCGTGGCGACGAATCACCTTGCAGCTGTCACAGATCTTCTTGACGCTCGGCTTGACCTTCATGATGTTCCTCCGTCCCCCTCACGGGGAGGACTGTCACTTGTACCGGTAGACGATGCGGCCACGGGACAGGTCGTAGGGGCTCAGCTCCACGACCACCCGGTCCTCGGGGAGGATGCGGATGTAGTGCTGCCGCATCTTTCCGGAGATGTGCGCGAGCACGACGTGCCCGTTGCTCAGCTCCACCCGGAACATCGCGTTCGGAAGGGCCTCGACGACCGATCCCTCGACCTCGATGACGCCGTCCTTCTTAGCCATGTTCCTCCATCGGTGCTTTCTCGCTCGAGTGGCCCGACGGCCTCGCCGTCAGGCGGCACGCCCCGCCGACTGACGCGCTCCAGGTGGAGGCGACGGACGGCTTAGACGCACCAGACGACAACGATACGGCACAGCCTGGCACCCTCACCATGCGAGAAGCCGCACAATTGCGGTGTTTCCCGACACAGCAGGGCTCGGACCCTGAGTCTGCGCTCAGCGCAGCGGGAGCGGCTCGATGCCGTACGGGGCCAGGCCCTCGACCCCGCCGTCGGATGCCGTGAGCACCCACACCCCTCCGGGAACGATCGCCACGGTGTGCTCCCACTGGGCCGCGCGCGAGCCGTCCTCAGTCACGACGGTCCAGCCGTCGTCGAGCTCACGGACCGCACCGGAGCCGGCGGTCAGCATCGGCTCGATAGCCAGCACCATCCCCGGGCGCAGGCGTGGTCCCTGACGCGTCACCGAGTAGTTCAGGACGTCGGGGGCCATGTGCATCGCGGTACCGATGCCGTGGCCCACATAGTCCTCAAGGACGCCCAGGTGCACACCGTCACGTCGCGCTGCCTGCACCACGACCTCCTCAACCGTGTCACCCACCGTGTTGAGCCTGGCTCCGCGACCAGAGGCCTCCCCCGCCGCCGCACGCGCCACGGCCGCGATCGCAGCCCACAGGGCCTCGTGCGTCGCGGAGTCCAGGACGCTGTCAGTGGCGCTGGCGTAGCGTCCCCCGACCACGGTGGTGAAGGCGGCATCTGCGTGCCACTGGGTCCCGTCCTCGTCCAGGACGTAGGCGCCGCAGTCGAAGGTCACCAGATCGCCCTCTTCCAGGACCCGCGGCCCGGGGATGCCGTGGACGACCTCGTCGTTGACCGAGATGCACACGGTCGCCGGATATCCCTCGTAGCCCAGGAAGTTCGAGCCTGCGCCGGCGGACTCGATGACCTCAGCACTGACACGGTCCAGCTGCGCCGTCGTGACGCCTGGCCGTACCGCCTCACGCAGGGCGGAGTGGATGTCCGCGACCACCAGGCCTGCACGCCGCATGTGGCGCACCTGCTCGGGCGTCTTGATCTCAATCTGCTCGCGTCCCAGCACGGGGGCTCCCTTCTCTCTTCGGTACGCCTCGGCCCGTAGGCCGGGTACGACGACGGCGGACCAACCCGTCAGCCAGGTGGTCCGCCGTCGATGGGTCTCAGGCGCCGACGCCCTTCGAGGCGAGCGCGCTCATGATGCGCTCGGTGACCTCGTCGATCTCGCCGATGCCGTCCACACGCACCAGCAGCCCCTTGGAGTCGTACAGGGCCGCGAGCGGCTCCGTCTGCTCGGCGTAGACCTCAAGGCGACGACGGATCACCGGCTCGGTGTCGTCGGCCCGGTTCTGCTCGGTGGCGCGCTTGAGCAGACGCTGCACCACGACCTCAGCGTCGGCCGTGATCTCCAGGACGACGTCCAGAGCCAGGCCGGCCTCGGCCAGCATGGCGTCCAGCTCATGGACCTGCGCCTCGGTACGGGGGTAGCCGTCGAGCAGGAAGCCCTGTGCGGCGTCATCGGCAACGAGCCGGTCCTTGACCATGGCGTTCGTGACCGAGTCCGGTACGTACTCGCCTGCGTCCATGTACTTCTTGGCCTGCTTGCCGAGCTCGGTCTCGCCGGCCACGTTGGCCCGGAAGATGTCACCGGTCGAGATGGCCGGAATGCCGAGACGCTCGGAGATACGGGCGGCCTGGGTGCCCTTGCCGGCCCCGGGAGGGCCGAGGAGGACCATACGTGCGCTCATGAGAGGAACCCTTCGTAGTGGCGCTGCTGGAGCTGGGAGTTGATCTCCTTGACCGTCTGCAGACCGACGCCGACCATGATGAGGATCGTCGTACCACCGAAGGGCAGGTTCTGAGACAGTCCGAGCCAGGTGACGGCCAGGGTCGGCAGCAGGGCCAGGACCAGCAGGTAGACCGAACCAGCGGTGGTCACGCGGTTGATGACGTAGGAGAGGTAGGTGACGGTCGGCTCACCGGCACGGATGCCCGGGATGAAACCGCCGTACTTCTTCATGTTGTCCGCAATCTCTTCCGGGTTGAAGGTGATCGTGGTGTAGAAGAAGGTGAAGAAGAGGATGAGTAGGCCGTACCCAATGAGGTAGACCGGGTCGGTCTGGCGCAGGTTCGTCGAGATCCACTGGACCCACGAGCTCGTCGGCGAGCCGAACTGGGCGATGAGCTGGGGCATGGACAGGATCGAGGACGCGAAGATGACGGGGATGACGCCCGCAGTGTTGATCTTGATCGGGATGTAGGTGGTCGAGCCACCGTACTGACGACGGCCGATCATGCGCTTGGCGTACTGAACCGGGATGCGCCGGGTGGCCTGCTCGATGAAGACCACGGCCACGGTCGCCAGCAGGATGACAGCCAGCACGGTGAGGAACTTCGACGCACCGCCGTTGCCACCCAGGATCGAGAAGAGGTTCTGGGGCATACGTGCCACGATCGAGGTGAAGATGAGCAGCGACATGCCGTTGCCGATGCCCTTCTCGGTGATGAGCTCACCCAGCCACATGATCAGGCCGGTTCCTGCGGTCATCGTGATGATCATAAGAGCGAGGTTGACGGCCGAGGAGTCGGGGATGACGGCGACGGAGCAGCCCGTGAACAGGTTGCCGGAGGAGGCGGTCGCCACGATGGTGGCCGACTGGAGCACGCCCAGGCCGATCGTGAGGTAACGGGTGTACTCCGTGAGCTTGGCCGTGCCGGCCTGCCCCTCCTTGTGCAGCTCCTCGAAGCGGGGGATCACCACGCGCAGCAGCTGGATGATGATCGACGCGGTGATGTAGGGCATGATCCCCAGCGCGAAGACGCTGAGCTGGAGGAGCGCCCCGCCGGAGAAGATGTTGATCAGGCTCAGAAGCCCAGCGTCCTGGCTCTCACCGATGCACTGCCGGACGTTCCTCATGTCCACGCCAGGCGTCGGCAGCACCGA containing:
- a CDS encoding ABC transporter ATP-binding protein; translated protein: MIRFDNIEVAFGDFVAIPNLSLEIPEGSFFTLLGPSGCGKTTALRTLAGLVTPTRGAIWIDGKDVTRLPPDKRQLGMVFQNYALFPTMSVWDNIAFGLKVAKLSSEEISERVAAIAREVQLTDAQLHRNISEMSGGQQQRVAIARALVMRPKILMLDEPLSNLDARLRHQLRLQLKDMQRHFGITRVYVTHDQTEALSMSDGIAVMDAGTIQQAGTPREVYSRPSNEFVCTFIGDANALPVDSLVAAGMRTRATAAYVRVERVGICPAGDGLSGATPSPSGTRARPLGDGRGVLELHGRIADTRYEGIMTTYLVDVGHEQPVKVVVKEDGRTVLAVGDHCVLTVHEDDILLYGA
- a CDS encoding extracellular solute-binding protein, whose amino-acid sequence is MGRIRQLAAALAVAVVPLSLTACSSLINPGASSAGSDSATLTVYSNSVSDGRGEWLKEQAEAAGFSIEYVDAGGGDVYNRIVAEKDAPVADVVFGLNDVFFNKLIEAGTLEQYTPAWADKVSDDVVDTRSFYYPIVKEPIMLVCDRDNLVDGQMPSDWSDLWTKDEFAGAYEVPAKLSGATVQMVMTSILMPYRDADGKLGISQQGWDAVSQWYANGRRAEEGTDLYAQMSQGNVACGQMWLAGKLSRDAEYGIVTDAARPSTGVPIVRQGVAIIKGAKNLDAAKKFADWLGSAEVQAAWSQQFGTAPTNVDALADGSKEAIDFTASFAEQDIDWDFVAKNLDAWVEEVQLNYIK
- a CDS encoding ROK family protein, whose product is MTSDTTLSVDCGGGGIKASVLSSEGAIISRAVRTPTPYPLPPSKLVETITSLAEQLPTADRVTVGMPGMIRHGVVVATPHYITRDGPRSKVLPELVEQWARFDMGQAISSRLGLPALVLNDAEVAGAGVVTGHGCEMIVTLGTGLGNAVFDNGVLAPHVEVSQGPVRWGLTYDDYIGEHERLRLGDAHWSRRVRRVVDALRPMYMWDRLYLGGGNSRRITPLQLSRMGDDVVVVPNEAGMTGGARCWSMARF
- the rplQ gene encoding 50S ribosomal protein L17 gives rise to the protein MPRPTKGPRLGGSAQHERHILANLATQLFIHESITTTEARARRLRPYVEKLISKGKRGDLHARRTVLKKVTDKFAVYRLFEEIAPQLADREGGYTRIVKTAPRKGDNAPMAVISLVLEPVAKQEVVADAVATAKRAAEAAVAKEDKTEAPAAEAKEEYAGAVRLAEGSTDAPDEDHKVKGNEDSMKYHVPGSRWYDATVAEVWFASAEDAEAAGFAPAGGAAAQKVDEA
- a CDS encoding DNA-directed RNA polymerase subunit alpha, whose product is MLIAQRPTLSEEVVEEDRRSRFVIEPLEPGFGYTLGNSLRRTLLSSIPGAAVTSVRIDGVPHEFRTIAGVKEDVTQIILNIKEIVLSSENDEPVVMYLRKSGPGVVTAGDITPPAGVEIHNPDLVIANLNEKGKLEIELTVERGRGYVSANQNKDPNGEISRIPVDSIYSPVKKVSYAVEATRVEQRTDFDRLVVDVETKASITPRDALASAGKTLVELFGLARELNVEAEGIEVGPSPMDQALQQDLALMIDELDLQARSSNALKREGIHTVGELVARSEADLLDIRNFGAKSISEIKEKLAELGLSLKGSSVDYIADDDYTNPTFSDEQQA
- the rpsK gene encoding 30S ribosomal protein S11, whose product is MPPKNRTTVRKPRRKDRKNVTHGHAYIKSTFNNTIVSLTDPNGAVIAWASSGQVGFKGSRKSTPYAAQLAAEAAARRAQEHGMKKIDVFVKGPGSGRETAIRSLQAAGLEVGSITDVTPQAHNGCRPPKRRRV
- the rpsM gene encoding 30S ribosomal protein S13, producing the protein MARISGVDLPREKRVEVALTYIFGIGRTRAHETLAATGVNPDTRVKDLSEDELVLLRNHIDASYQVEGDLRREVQADIRRKIEIGCYQGLRHRRHLPVHGQRTKTNARTRKGPKRTVAGKKKAK
- the rpmJ gene encoding 50S ribosomal protein L36, with translation MKVKPSVKKICDSCKVIRRHGRVMVICENPRHKQRQG
- the infA gene encoding translation initiation factor IF-1, with protein sequence MAKKDGVIEVEGSVVEALPNAMFRVELSNGHVVLAHISGKMRQHYIRILPEDRVVVELSPYDLSRGRIVYRYK
- the map gene encoding type I methionyl aminopeptidase, whose protein sequence is MLGREQIEIKTPEQVRHMRRAGLVVADIHSALREAVRPGVTTAQLDRVSAEVIESAGAGSNFLGYEGYPATVCISVNDEVVHGIPGPRVLEEGDLVTFDCGAYVLDEDGTQWHADAAFTTVVGGRYASATDSVLDSATHEALWAAIAAVARAAAGEASGRGARLNTVGDTVEEVVVQAARRDGVHLGVLEDYVGHGIGTAMHMAPDVLNYSVTRQGPRLRPGMVLAIEPMLTAGSGAVRELDDGWTVVTEDGSRAAQWEHTVAIVPGGVWVLTASDGGVEGLAPYGIEPLPLR
- a CDS encoding adenylate kinase, whose amino-acid sequence is MSARMVLLGPPGAGKGTQAARISERLGIPAISTGDIFRANVAGETELGKQAKKYMDAGEYVPDSVTNAMVKDRLVADDAAQGFLLDGYPRTEAQVHELDAMLAEAGLALDVVLEITADAEVVVQRLLKRATEQNRADDTEPVIRRRLEVYAEQTEPLAALYDSKGLLVRVDGIGEIDEVTERIMSALASKGVGA
- the secY gene encoding preprotein translocase subunit SecY, with translation MLSAFMQAFRTPDLRKKLLFTLGIMALFRFGSVLPTPGVDMRNVRQCIGESQDAGLLSLINIFSGGALLQLSVFALGIMPYITASIIIQLLRVVIPRFEELHKEGQAGTAKLTEYTRYLTIGLGVLQSATIVATASSGNLFTGCSVAVIPDSSAVNLALMIITMTAGTGLIMWLGELITEKGIGNGMSLLIFTSIVARMPQNLFSILGGNGGASKFLTVLAVILLATVAVVFIEQATRRIPVQYAKRMIGRRQYGGSTTYIPIKINTAGVIPVIFASSILSMPQLIAQFGSPTSSWVQWISTNLRQTDPVYLIGYGLLILFFTFFYTTITFNPEEIADNMKKYGGFIPGIRAGEPTVTYLSYVINRVTTAGSVYLLVLALLPTLAVTWLGLSQNLPFGGTTILIMVGVGLQTVKEINSQLQQRHYEGFLS